One window of the Blastocatellia bacterium genome contains the following:
- a CDS encoding DUF1446 domain-containing protein: protein MRTIRIANGQGFWGDSLEAPVEQVTLGPVDYLSLDYLAEVTMSILQKQKARDPRLGYARDFVPLMERILPICLERNIKVIANAGGVNPWACRDAVVAVARKLGLSGVRIGVVAGDDILDRLDDLMARGHELRNLDTGRPLSDVRPQVQSANVYFGAFPIVDALRQGAQVVITGRTTDAGLTLAPMIYEFGWREDEYDKLAAGIVAGHIIECGAQCTGGNSQIAWRTLLDLDRVGYPIVEAHEDGTFVVTKHEGTGGRITIEILKEQLVYEIGDPRRYIVPECIADFTTIRLEEIGPDRVKVWGIKGAPPTEFYKVSISYFAGYKAVGTLVYSWPDAYEKAKRADEILRKRLERLGLHFEEILTEFLGVNACHGPLAPNPSPDLAEVQLRIAVRSYNQQAVERFTREISPLILNGPPTATGFAGGRPRVEEIIAYWPALLPKSEVTPIVEVVEV, encoded by the coding sequence ATGAGGACCATTCGCATCGCCAATGGTCAAGGCTTTTGGGGCGACAGCTTGGAAGCCCCCGTCGAACAGGTCACGCTCGGCCCAGTGGACTACCTCTCGCTCGACTATCTGGCCGAAGTGACAATGTCCATCCTCCAAAAGCAAAAGGCGCGCGATCCACGTCTTGGATACGCTCGGGACTTCGTCCCCCTCATGGAGCGCATCCTGCCGATCTGCCTGGAGAGGAACATCAAGGTGATCGCGAATGCCGGAGGCGTGAACCCATGGGCCTGTCGCGATGCTGTCGTCGCCGTCGCCCGGAAGCTCGGCCTCTCGGGCGTGCGCATTGGAGTCGTCGCCGGCGACGACATCCTCGACCGACTCGACGATCTGATGGCTCGCGGGCATGAGTTGCGAAACCTCGATACGGGTCGCCCCCTGAGTGATGTCCGCCCGCAGGTGCAAAGTGCTAACGTATATTTCGGGGCCTTCCCGATCGTGGACGCCCTTAGGCAAGGCGCGCAGGTCGTCATCACCGGACGTACGACGGACGCCGGGCTTACGCTCGCCCCGATGATCTACGAATTCGGCTGGCGCGAGGATGAGTACGATAAGTTGGCCGCTGGCATTGTGGCTGGCCACATCATCGAATGCGGCGCCCAATGCACGGGCGGGAACTCCCAGATCGCTTGGAGGACTCTCCTCGATCTCGACCGCGTCGGTTATCCGATCGTCGAGGCTCATGAGGATGGCACGTTCGTCGTCACCAAACATGAGGGGACAGGGGGACGGATCACCATAGAGATCCTCAAGGAGCAACTCGTGTACGAGATCGGCGATCCCCGTCGGTACATCGTCCCCGAATGTATCGCCGACTTCACGACGATTCGCCTGGAAGAGATCGGGCCCGATCGAGTGAAAGTGTGGGGGATCAAGGGCGCGCCCCCGACCGAATTCTACAAAGTCTCGATCAGTTATTTTGCCGGATACAAAGCCGTCGGCACGCTCGTCTATAGCTGGCCCGATGCGTATGAGAAGGCGAAGCGAGCGGACGAAATCCTGAGGAAGCGACTGGAGCGGCTCGGCTTACACTTCGAGGAGATCCTCACCGAATTTCTCGGCGTCAATGCCTGCCACGGTCCGTTGGCTCCGAATCCCTCGCCCGACCTCGCCGAAGTCCAACTTCGCATCGCCGTGCGCAGCTACAATCAGCAGGCCGTCGAACGCTTCACGCGCGAGATCTCCCCATTGATCCTCAACGGCCCACCGACGGCGACGGGGTTCGCCGGCGGTCGTCCCCGCGTGGAGGAGATCATCGCCTACTGGCCGGCCTTGCTGCCGAAATCTGAAGTCACGCCCATCGTGGAGGTCGTCGAAGTGTGA
- a CDS encoding VWA domain-containing protein, whose translation MRWNWRTKVATSWLLLLAIVQPGWGQETTVTLESPLVLVDAIVLSKKTNTIVGDLKREDFLLWEDGKKQEIAHFSREELPLSVVLLLDVSGSMHPIIDEVQRTALDALSKLKPQDKVALMIFATKAKLLVELTSDRAVIVEKLENIWSETSDVGFATFINLGIYEAARYLRKKTEPTERRAIVMITDDVDTSWFRSGPPRDVVLRELYEGGTALCGILVGYARTAMKAADYGTTAAITVLNPAAGALLIALRLLRRASGVTGSAKFYAERTGGVAVKGNPEEVGTILVGVMELLRTRYTLGYAPLNSTPDRRFREIKVSVSEQVKKAKGELVILARRGYYPSRPVARR comes from the coding sequence ATGCGATGGAATTGGAGGACGAAAGTCGCCACATCTTGGCTGCTGCTTCTCGCGATAGTGCAGCCGGGTTGGGGACAAGAGACGACGGTCACGCTTGAATCCCCGCTCGTTTTGGTGGACGCCATTGTCCTCAGCAAGAAGACGAACACGATCGTCGGCGATCTCAAGCGCGAGGATTTCCTCCTCTGGGAGGACGGGAAGAAGCAAGAGATCGCGCACTTCAGTCGAGAAGAGCTGCCCCTCTCCGTCGTTTTGCTCTTGGACGTCAGCGGCAGCATGCATCCCATCATTGATGAGGTCCAACGCACGGCGCTCGACGCGCTCTCCAAGCTGAAGCCGCAAGATAAGGTGGCGTTGATGATTTTCGCGACCAAGGCAAAACTTCTGGTCGAACTGACGTCGGATCGCGCAGTGATCGTCGAGAAGTTGGAGAACATCTGGAGCGAGACGAGCGATGTGGGATTCGCGACGTTCATCAACTTGGGCATCTATGAGGCAGCGCGTTACTTACGGAAGAAGACCGAGCCGACCGAACGGCGCGCCATCGTGATGATCACCGACGACGTCGACACCAGTTGGTTCCGCAGCGGTCCGCCACGCGATGTCGTCTTGCGAGAGCTATATGAGGGTGGGACGGCGCTCTGTGGAATCCTCGTAGGGTATGCGCGGACAGCCATGAAGGCGGCCGATTATGGCACAACGGCGGCAATCACTGTCCTGAATCCGGCTGCTGGAGCCCTCTTGATCGCCTTACGACTTCTTCGGCGCGCCTCGGGGGTTACCGGTAGTGCTAAGTTCTATGCCGAGCGCACTGGGGGAGTCGCCGTGAAGGGGAATCCTGAAGAAGTGGGGACGATCCTCGTTGGAGTCATGGAACTTTTGCGCACGCGGTATACGCTCGGCTACGCTCCTCTGAATTCGACTCCTGATAGGCGCTTCCGCGAGATCAAAGTCTCGGTGAGCGAGCAAGTGAAGAAGGCGAAGGGAGAGCTGGTCATCCTTGCGCGTCGCGGGTATTATCCGAGCCGCCCTGTTGCCCGACGTTGA
- a CDS encoding DUF1972 domain-containing protein, which translates to MKIAIMGIRGIPANYGGFETFAEQLATRLVARGHEVTVYGRSHYVTIPEREYRGVRLVVLPTIRHKYFDTVVHTFLCVLHAWRRPYDVILFCNAANALAAGLARLLGKRVAINVDGLEWKRKKWNWLGRTYYRISERLVTKLPHAVITDADVIRAYYRERYGLETRMIAYGADVGRCADPEGIRAFGVEPERYILYVSRLEPENNAHLVIEAFEGVETDMRLLIVGDAPYARAYVQRLKRTRDPRIIFAGFVYGENYRRLQQNAYCYVHATEVGGTHPALVEAMGFGNCVLVLDTPENREVAGDVGLYYRTVEELRELLREVIAHPERVARLRQRAMERVRACYDWERITDQYEALFFELLGRPWPGRASAPVRDESSLAELKVDPPVRTSMSFE; encoded by the coding sequence GTGAAAATCGCCATCATGGGGATTCGCGGCATCCCTGCCAACTACGGTGGCTTCGAGACCTTCGCCGAGCAATTGGCGACGCGGCTCGTGGCGCGTGGCCATGAGGTGACCGTTTACGGGCGCAGTCATTACGTCACGATTCCCGAGCGCGAGTATCGTGGCGTTCGACTCGTCGTCCTTCCCACCATCCGGCATAAGTATTTCGACACGGTCGTGCACACGTTCCTCTGTGTGCTGCACGCTTGGCGGCGTCCCTACGACGTGATCCTCTTCTGCAATGCGGCCAATGCTCTGGCAGCGGGGCTGGCGCGCCTCTTGGGCAAGCGGGTGGCGATCAATGTGGATGGGCTTGAATGGAAGCGGAAGAAGTGGAATTGGCTGGGACGGACGTATTACCGAATCTCGGAGCGACTCGTGACGAAGTTGCCGCATGCGGTCATCACGGATGCCGATGTGATTCGCGCTTATTATCGGGAGCGCTACGGGCTGGAGACGCGCATGATCGCGTACGGGGCGGACGTGGGGCGATGCGCGGATCCTGAGGGCATTCGTGCTTTCGGCGTTGAGCCCGAACGATACATCCTCTATGTGAGTCGCCTGGAGCCCGAGAACAATGCGCACTTAGTGATTGAAGCTTTCGAGGGGGTGGAGACGGACATGAGGCTATTGATCGTGGGAGACGCCCCCTACGCCCGTGCCTATGTGCAACGGCTGAAGCGCACGCGCGATCCACGGATCATCTTCGCGGGCTTCGTCTACGGGGAGAATTACCGCCGCCTTCAGCAGAACGCCTACTGCTACGTGCACGCGACGGAAGTCGGAGGCACGCATCCGGCACTCGTCGAAGCCATGGGGTTTGGCAATTGCGTGCTCGTTCTCGATACGCCGGAGAATCGGGAGGTCGCCGGAGACGTCGGCCTCTACTATCGCACAGTCGAGGAATTGCGCGAGCTCTTGCGCGAGGTGATCGCCCATCCGGAGCGCGTGGCGCGATTGCGGCAGCGCGCGATGGAGCGGGTGCGCGCGTGCTACGATTGGGAGCGGATCACCGATCAATACGAGGCGCTCTTTTTCGAACTCTTGGGACGACCGTGGCCCGGTCGCGCAAGCGCTCCCGTTCGGGACGAATCGTCATTGGCGGAGTTGAAGGTCGACCCGCCTGTTCGGACGTCCATGAGCTTCGAATAG
- a CDS encoding energy transducer TonB: MITYKPRPEWTEEARRNRIQGVVVLSATFGADGVVRNIRVIRGLGYGLDEKAIEAAKQIKFIPARGPDGRPASVRATINVEFNLL; the protein is encoded by the coding sequence ATCATCACTTATAAGCCGCGTCCGGAATGGACCGAAGAAGCCCGGCGTAATCGCATTCAGGGTGTCGTCGTCCTCAGCGCGACGTTTGGAGCTGATGGAGTCGTCCGCAATATTCGAGTGATCCGAGGACTCGGGTACGGGCTTGACGAGAAGGCTATCGAGGCGGCCAAGCAGATCAAATTCATCCCGGCGCGAGGACCCGATGGACGTCCGGCGAGCGTGCGCGCGACGATCAATGTGGAGTTCAACCTGCTTTGA
- the waaF gene encoding lipopolysaccharide heptosyltransferase II: protein MTMNRGEAIERILIRGVNWVGDSVMTIPALRQLRRIFPRAHLTLLIRPSLVGLFREADFVDEVLPLELRSVREYWRAAAALRARRYEMAVLLPNAFGAALLTYAARIPIRVGYPTDGRGWLLTHRIPLAPGWRRQHQVYFYLHLVTELERRFLGTEDSAFADLSPRLTVSEERKREALAFLAERGVDVSRKIVVVNPGAVNSRAKQWLPERFAAVGDALLERGDTSVVLIGTPAERATSEAVRRHMRRAPVIVTGETDVALMVAIVSCAHLVISNDTGAAHVAPAVGTPVIVLFGPTEDFATRPFSDRALVIRKPVACAPCMRRECPIDHRCMTEITVEDVVRPALRLLEEGSARRVTSPTLVPNGGEGEPVA from the coding sequence ATGACCATGAATCGGGGAGAAGCCATCGAGCGAATCCTGATTCGTGGGGTGAACTGGGTCGGCGACTCGGTCATGACGATCCCGGCGTTGCGTCAGTTGCGACGCATTTTTCCGCGCGCGCATCTGACGCTGCTGATACGCCCATCGCTCGTCGGTCTCTTTCGCGAGGCGGACTTCGTGGACGAAGTGCTCCCGTTAGAACTGCGCTCAGTGCGAGAGTATTGGCGAGCAGCGGCTGCGTTGCGCGCTCGGCGATACGAGATGGCGGTCCTTCTACCGAATGCCTTTGGGGCGGCGCTCTTGACCTATGCCGCCAGAATTCCGATTCGCGTGGGCTATCCGACCGATGGACGCGGTTGGCTGCTCACGCACCGCATCCCTTTGGCGCCGGGGTGGAGACGGCAGCACCAGGTCTATTTCTACCTGCATCTTGTCACCGAACTGGAACGCCGGTTCTTGGGAACGGAAGACAGCGCTTTCGCGGATCTATCTCCTCGATTGACCGTCTCGGAGGAGCGAAAGCGCGAAGCCTTGGCCTTCTTGGCCGAGCGCGGTGTGGATGTGAGTCGAAAGATCGTCGTCGTGAATCCGGGGGCGGTGAATAGTCGCGCGAAGCAATGGTTGCCCGAACGCTTCGCGGCTGTTGGCGATGCATTGCTGGAGCGCGGCGACACGTCGGTCGTGCTCATCGGCACGCCAGCGGAGCGAGCGACTTCTGAGGCTGTACGCCGACATATGCGTCGCGCGCCCGTGATCGTGACCGGCGAGACGGACGTGGCATTGATGGTGGCCATCGTGAGTTGCGCGCACCTGGTCATCTCCAATGACACGGGGGCCGCGCATGTGGCCCCAGCCGTCGGTACGCCGGTGATCGTACTCTTCGGTCCGACGGAGGATTTCGCTACGCGTCCTTTCTCGGATCGAGCCCTTGTGATTCGCAAGCCCGTGGCTTGCGCTCCTTGCATGCGGCGCGAGTGTCCGATTGATCACCGTTGCATGACCGAGATCACCGTCGAGGACGTGGTGCGTCCAGCCCTGCGCCTGTTGGAGGAGGGAAGCGCGAGGCGCGTCACTTCGCCTACGCTCGTGCCGAATGGAGGCGAGGGGGAGCCTGTAGCATGA
- a CDS encoding carboxymuconolactone decarboxylase family protein, translated as MTLKEWQEYRQRMNEKILGSGHLGIKRFFALDHQAYEAGALSPKVKELLGLVASLVLRCDDCITYHIIRCHEEGVTREEFLEAFNIALVVGGSITIPHLRRAFERLEEVEAAGRGEVAS; from the coding sequence ATGACGCTCAAGGAGTGGCAAGAGTATCGCCAACGGATGAACGAGAAGATCTTGGGAAGCGGTCATCTGGGGATCAAGCGCTTTTTCGCGCTCGATCATCAGGCGTATGAGGCCGGAGCGCTCTCGCCGAAGGTGAAAGAGCTGTTGGGACTGGTCGCCTCGCTCGTGCTCCGCTGCGACGATTGCATCACCTATCATATCATTCGCTGTCACGAGGAAGGGGTCACACGCGAGGAATTCTTGGAGGCATTCAATATCGCCTTGGTCGTCGGCGGCTCGATCACGATCCCGCACCTGCGGCGCGCCTTCGAGCGATTGGAGGAAGTAGAAGCGGCGGGGCGTGGCGAAGTTGCGTCTTGA
- a CDS encoding sigma-70 family RNA polymerase sigma factor — MERYALLIECADAEQLETVGDSFVERLRAGEREAFEQLVMRFQADVYGLLHRLLGDSEEARDATQETFLKVYRHIGRFRGECELKTWIYRIAINHATNRHRWWRRNGDRLVSMESLREGMELPLSETLADPRADPEQQAIAREEERLLVEALGRIKPIFRTAVLLRDVEGLSYEEIAAMLQVSVGTVKSRIARGREALRQQLHRLQDRHGGWRAQGMEPRARTD, encoded by the coding sequence ATGGAAAGGTATGCGCTTCTGATCGAGTGCGCCGACGCGGAGCAGCTCGAGACGGTTGGAGACTCATTTGTGGAGCGGCTGCGCGCGGGCGAGCGAGAGGCCTTTGAGCAGCTCGTCATGCGCTTTCAGGCGGATGTTTACGGATTGCTCCATCGACTTCTGGGAGATTCCGAAGAAGCGCGCGATGCGACGCAGGAGACCTTCCTGAAGGTCTACCGCCATATCGGCCGCTTTCGTGGCGAATGCGAATTGAAGACGTGGATCTACCGCATCGCGATCAATCATGCGACCAATCGCCATCGGTGGTGGCGGCGCAATGGGGATCGGCTAGTTTCGATGGAGTCTTTGAGAGAGGGCATGGAGCTTCCACTGAGCGAGACGCTGGCGGATCCTCGAGCGGATCCGGAGCAACAGGCTATCGCGCGAGAGGAAGAACGATTGCTCGTGGAAGCGCTCGGGCGGATCAAGCCCATCTTTCGGACGGCGGTACTGCTGCGAGATGTCGAGGGGCTCAGTTACGAGGAGATCGCCGCGATGCTTCAGGTCTCCGTGGGCACCGTGAAGTCGCGGATCGCCCGTGGACGTGAGGCATTGCGACAACAGCTCCATCGCCTTCAGGACCGGCATGGGGGATGGCGTGCCCAGGGCATGGAGCCGCGAGCGCGGACGGATTGA
- a CDS encoding zf-HC2 domain-containing protein produces MRECAHIRRELSPYLDGELSPKQERILERHLTACSACARHLEELKVLAHGLRRLPRPAVPRDLADQILTALEGEHQRAYAGHGFLRLIKHQVFAHPKVASALMSLIITLPLLGALLSVLRPVPEIPLTYHHTPIALDAQQYGLLNGRIEDWAGSYTFPRLRSPGHLERLFHAAASDQLMVVTFVHPDGRASFVDLVAPSRPVNLTEVETSFSDVRFEPAKRAGQQPVSTQLVMLLHRLDVSY; encoded by the coding sequence ATGAGGGAGTGTGCCCACATTCGACGGGAACTCTCCCCGTATTTGGATGGAGAGCTTTCGCCGAAGCAAGAGCGCATCCTAGAACGGCACCTGACGGCCTGCTCAGCTTGTGCGCGTCATCTGGAGGAGTTGAAGGTATTAGCCCACGGCTTGAGGCGACTGCCGCGTCCGGCGGTTCCCCGGGATCTGGCGGATCAAATCCTCACTGCTCTTGAGGGGGAGCACCAAAGGGCCTACGCCGGGCACGGATTCCTTCGGTTGATCAAGCATCAGGTGTTCGCTCATCCGAAGGTGGCTTCGGCCCTGATGAGTCTCATCATCACTCTACCCCTGCTAGGTGCCTTACTCTCGGTGCTTCGACCTGTCCCGGAGATTCCTCTGACCTACCATCACACGCCGATTGCTCTGGATGCTCAACAGTACGGCCTGCTTAACGGTAGGATTGAGGACTGGGCGGGATCCTACACGTTCCCGCGTCTTCGTTCTCCAGGGCATTTGGAGAGATTGTTTCATGCGGCCGCGAGCGATCAGCTCATGGTCGTGACATTTGTTCACCCAGATGGGCGAGCGTCGTTTGTGGATCTTGTCGCGCCCTCGCGACCCGTGAACCTGACGGAGGTGGAGACTTCATTCTCCGACGTTCGCTTTGAACCCGCGAAGCGAGCCGGACAGCAGCCGGTGAGCACACAGTTGGTCATGCTCCTGCACCGGCTCGATGTGAGCTACTAG
- a CDS encoding glycosyltransferase family 4 protein has product MRIGIDAHAIGSQTAGNETYIKNLIEALAAIDAENEYVLFFTRPEVAEAWRGRFRNFRVCLVRPHTRYVRIPFSLPLAAWRAGVDLLHVQYVAPPLCPRPIVVTIHDLSFEHLPQMYTPRERWLFKLAIGYTARRAARILTVSEYSARDILATYRVPPERVVVTPEGVSALFAPVRDLARLQAVRQRYGISREYILSVGSLQPRKNLVRLIHAYVNLRHRDDEFDHQLVIVGKKGWLYQDIFRAAQQSPFVKDIIFTGYVPEEDLPALYSGATVFVYPSIFEGFGLPVLEAMACGVPVITSNSSSLPEVVGEAAILVNPYDERAIEVALRQVIWNAELRRELSQRGLRRAQQFSWKRTAELTLRAYEEVVRSLPRSERATSARAMSLSR; this is encoded by the coding sequence ATGCGAATCGGCATTGATGCGCACGCCATTGGGAGCCAAACGGCGGGGAACGAGACCTACATCAAGAACCTGATCGAAGCGCTCGCCGCTATTGATGCGGAGAACGAGTACGTCCTGTTCTTCACGCGTCCGGAAGTGGCAGAGGCGTGGCGGGGGCGATTTCGGAATTTCCGCGTCTGCTTGGTGCGGCCGCACACGCGATATGTTCGCATCCCCTTCAGCTTACCGCTAGCGGCGTGGCGAGCGGGTGTGGATCTCCTGCACGTTCAATATGTGGCGCCGCCGCTTTGTCCGCGGCCCATCGTTGTGACGATTCACGATCTCTCGTTCGAGCATTTGCCGCAGATGTATACGCCACGCGAGCGATGGCTCTTCAAGCTCGCCATCGGCTACACGGCGCGCCGTGCGGCGCGAATCCTAACGGTCTCCGAATATTCGGCGCGCGATATTCTGGCGACGTATCGCGTTCCGCCGGAGCGCGTCGTGGTGACGCCCGAGGGGGTGAGCGCGCTCTTTGCTCCCGTTCGAGATTTGGCGCGCCTGCAAGCCGTTCGCCAGCGCTACGGCATCTCGCGCGAGTACATCTTGAGCGTCGGCAGCTTGCAGCCGCGGAAGAACCTCGTCCGGCTGATCCACGCCTACGTCAACTTGCGTCATCGGGATGACGAATTCGACCATCAGCTCGTGATCGTGGGAAAGAAGGGATGGCTGTATCAGGACATCTTCCGAGCGGCCCAGCAATCGCCGTTCGTCAAGGACATCATCTTCACGGGCTATGTTCCCGAAGAAGACTTGCCAGCCCTCTACAGCGGGGCGACGGTCTTCGTTTATCCCTCGATCTTCGAGGGCTTCGGCCTTCCCGTGTTGGAAGCAATGGCCTGTGGGGTTCCAGTCATCACGAGCAACAGCTCCTCGCTGCCGGAGGTCGTGGGCGAGGCGGCCATCTTGGTGAATCCCTACGATGAGCGGGCGATCGAGGTCGCACTCCGGCAGGTCATCTGGAATGCGGAGCTGCGGCGCGAGTTATCCCAACGAGGGCTTCGGCGCGCCCAGCAGTTCTCCTGGAAGCGCACGGCCGAATTGACCTTGCGCGCGTATGAAGAGGTCGTGCGTTCGCTTCCGAGGTCGGAGCGCGCCACGTCGGCGCGGGCCATGAGCCTCTCGCGATAA
- the dnaJ gene encoding molecular chaperone DnaJ yields MENKRDYYEILGVSRTASEQEIKSAYRKLALKYHPDRNPGDKEAEEKFKEIVEAYSVLSDPEKRALYDRYGHAGVSSSAAAAGYGAGFDPFATFEDLLDEFFGFSDLFGTTTRRRSRARRGADLRYDVEITLEEAARGGEKQIRLPRLEVCPICRGAGTAPGTSPVRCPTCGGSGQVRYQQGFFTISRTCAHCQGVGTIIRHPCEECRGRGRVERERVLDVRIPPGVDEGARLRLAGEGEGGVAGGPPGDLYVIIHIRPHEFFTRQGDDLYCTVPITFSQAALGAELKIPTLLDGEESLEIPPGTQSGEVFRLRGLGMPRVDRPGRGDLLVEVRVVTPTRLGREMRRLFEELARLEEKEIGDKNLFERFKELLGRRGGRARS; encoded by the coding sequence TTGGAGAACAAGCGGGATTATTACGAGATCCTGGGCGTCAGCCGCACGGCGAGCGAGCAGGAGATCAAATCCGCCTATCGGAAGCTTGCTCTGAAGTACCATCCGGATCGAAATCCGGGTGACAAGGAGGCAGAGGAGAAATTCAAGGAGATCGTCGAAGCTTACAGTGTCCTCTCGGATCCGGAGAAGCGCGCCCTTTACGATCGCTACGGGCATGCCGGCGTCAGCTCTTCGGCTGCAGCGGCTGGCTACGGAGCTGGTTTTGATCCCTTCGCGACATTCGAGGACCTTCTGGATGAGTTCTTCGGGTTCAGCGATCTCTTTGGAACGACGACGCGACGGCGATCGCGAGCGCGGCGCGGCGCCGATCTTCGGTATGATGTGGAGATCACGCTGGAGGAGGCGGCTCGAGGGGGTGAGAAGCAGATTCGTCTCCCTCGATTGGAGGTGTGTCCCATATGTCGAGGCGCGGGGACGGCTCCGGGCACGTCGCCCGTGCGATGCCCGACCTGTGGGGGGAGTGGTCAGGTCCGGTATCAGCAAGGATTTTTCACGATCTCGCGCACGTGCGCTCATTGTCAGGGGGTGGGGACGATCATTCGGCATCCGTGCGAAGAATGTCGCGGCCGAGGGCGCGTCGAGCGGGAGCGCGTTCTGGACGTGCGCATCCCTCCGGGTGTGGATGAAGGGGCGCGGCTGCGTTTGGCAGGAGAAGGGGAAGGAGGAGTCGCTGGAGGACCGCCCGGAGATCTCTACGTCATCATTCACATCCGCCCCCACGAGTTCTTCACGCGTCAAGGAGATGACCTCTATTGCACGGTGCCGATCACGTTCTCTCAGGCGGCGCTCGGTGCTGAGTTGAAAATCCCGACGCTTTTGGATGGGGAGGAATCGCTAGAAATCCCACCGGGAACGCAATCAGGAGAGGTCTTCCGGTTGCGCGGGCTTGGGATGCCGCGTGTGGATCGGCCTGGTCGAGGGGATCTTCTGGTCGAAGTCCGCGTCGTCACGCCTACGCGATTGGGCCGCGAGATGCGGCGCCTCTTTGAAGAACTGGCGCGGTTGGAGGAGAAGGAGATTGGGGATAAGAACCTCTTCGAGCGCTTCAAGGAGCTGCTCGGTCGAAGAGGAGGGCGCGCTCGTTCTTAA
- the coaE gene encoding dephospho-CoA kinase (Dephospho-CoA kinase (CoaE) performs the final step in coenzyme A biosynthesis.): MMKVALTGSIAVGKSTVLALFRELGCHTMEADEIAHEVMQPCRPAYHDVVRAFGPEILAEDGTIHRGRLGAIVFRDSARREQLNRLVHPHVLEEIERRIAELERKDPSGILIVAAALVIEAGAHRRFDRTIVVYCDEEEQIARLRRREGISREEALARIRAQLPSSEKRRYADFEIDTSGPLEQTRAQVEAIYRHLRAGSSTLS, from the coding sequence ATGATGAAGGTCGCCCTCACTGGCAGTATCGCCGTCGGCAAAAGCACGGTCTTAGCTTTGTTCCGCGAGCTGGGGTGTCACACGATGGAGGCCGATGAGATCGCCCATGAGGTGATGCAGCCCTGTCGGCCGGCGTATCACGACGTCGTTCGCGCCTTCGGGCCGGAGATTCTCGCCGAGGATGGGACGATCCATCGAGGTCGGCTAGGAGCCATCGTCTTTCGCGATTCGGCTCGGCGGGAGCAATTGAATCGCTTGGTGCATCCTCACGTACTTGAAGAGATCGAGCGGCGAATAGCGGAATTGGAGCGGAAGGATCCATCGGGAATCCTCATTGTGGCCGCCGCGCTCGTCATCGAGGCGGGAGCCCATCGGCGGTTCGATCGGACGATCGTCGTCTATTGCGACGAGGAGGAGCAAATCGCTCGTTTGAGGCGACGCGAGGGGATCAGCCGTGAGGAGGCCTTGGCGCGCATCCGGGCGCAACTCCCCTCGAGCGAGAAGCGACGATACGCCGATTTCGAGATCGACACATCGGGGCCTTTGGAGCAAACGCGCGCGCAGGTGGAGGCGATATATCGGCACTTGCGCGCCGGATCCTCCACCCTTTCGTAA
- a CDS encoding zf-HC2 domain-containing protein — MMNCQQFEQQISEYLDGTLPEGRAEAFVAHLFSCAACRASLDDVRAALELCRSVEEVEPSPDLDERLRHVLRGAAMSCDAFGELIPNYFDGVLTADEYHLFEAHVRVCSTCRQTLEQVTAVMRLLHDVGAVALPEGLDERLLHAVRTMDRDLRRSQLWQLRRWWAAWRLGWRVPPLSLPLPQWAMALILCAATFGFVSLNLLGESGEGSVRPSIARLFDRATEVRVEGERMVEHLERWRAQVNAFLRAFRSDGERSKDALEQRRPSP; from the coding sequence ATGATGAACTGTCAGCAATTCGAACAACAGATCAGCGAATATCTGGACGGGACGCTTCCCGAAGGGCGGGCGGAGGCGTTCGTCGCGCATCTCTTCTCGTGCGCGGCATGTCGCGCGTCGCTGGATGATGTCCGAGCGGCGCTCGAGTTGTGTCGGAGCGTCGAAGAAGTCGAGCCTTCGCCCGATCTCGACGAGCGTCTTCGCCATGTCCTGCGGGGCGCGGCCATGAGTTGCGACGCCTTCGGCGAGTTGATCCCCAATTACTTCGATGGGGTGCTCACGGCCGACGAGTATCATCTCTTCGAGGCGCATGTGCGCGTTTGTTCGACCTGCCGTCAGACCTTGGAGCAGGTGACGGCGGTCATGCGGCTCCTACACGACGTCGGCGCCGTCGCCCTCCCGGAGGGATTGGACGAGCGCCTTCTCCACGCCGTGCGCACGATGGATCGTGATTTGAGGCGAAGCCAGCTCTGGCAGCTACGCCGATGGTGGGCCGCGTGGCGCTTGGGATGGCGTGTGCCGCCGCTCTCGTTGCCGCTGCCGCAGTGGGCGATGGCGTTGATCCTCTGTGCGGCGACGTTTGGATTTGTGTCCCTGAACCTCTTGGGGGAAAGCGGTGAAGGTTCGGTCCGTCCTTCGATCGCGCGTCTTTTCGATCGCGCGACGGAGGTGAGAGTGGAAGGGGAGCGAATGGTCGAGCACCTGGAACGGTGGCGCGCGCAGGTGAATGCGTTCCTTCGAGCGTTTCGGTCGGATGGCGAGCGATCGAAGGACGCGCTGGAGCAAAGAAGGCCTTCGCCCTGA